One Felis catus isolate Fca126 chromosome D3, F.catus_Fca126_mat1.0, whole genome shotgun sequence DNA segment encodes these proteins:
- the LOC123378943 gene encoding zinc finger protein 26-like, producing the protein SQPRDQESPAPPGASQEPHYSFIVLLRDNCLILDQESIRVYSWCPSIYFFSPTVVSLVWSYRVIQCAAIQDLFYNAGNGSWWPYKVSFSATRWDLNPVLFDSRPRPVGPCTEAGTQRGPTLTHQAWSALHSRLLLEAGPVNGDPPQRILGDVVFFGAVPSGASTHDVLPLRRTRGCSRVLSCRAVSGSVLVDRSGPGSCEFPGPRTRESTDLALPGTSCADRELGQLRPTVGLGRGRSQAGLGGSRVRAGSPYKLLSDFFCPGPEASDGLHETARDGRRVPDSFVLEDWKEWYQKNPDELENVERTYACSAFGKLNLSRTHVSSRQRIHKYNTHGRSLTQNSGSTRNCLRKNPDKFHGYEESYFLKHQRAHGIEKNCVCNECGKAFRCKSQLIVHLRIHTGERPYECTKCERAFSAKSNLNAHQRVHTGEKPYSCSECGKVFSFRSQLIVHQEIHTGGKPYGCSDCGKAYSWKSQLILHQRSHTGVKPYECGECGKAFSLKSPFVVHQRTHTGVKPHKCSECGKAFRSKSYLLVHIRMHTGEKPYQCGDCGKAFNMKTQLVVHQGIHTGNNPYQCGECGKAFGRKEQLTAHLRAHAGEKPYGCSECGKAFSSKSYLVIHRRTHTGERPYECSFCERAFCGKSQLIIHQRTHSTEKPYECSECEKAYPRKASLQIHQKTHSGEKPFKCSECGKAFTQKSSLSEHQRVHTGEKPWKCSECGKSFCWNSGLRIHRKTHK; encoded by the exons tcacaaccccgagatcaagagtcgcctgcTCCACcaggagccagccaggagccccattaTAGTTTTATTGTATTGTTACGAGATAATTGTTTGATCTTGGACCAGGAATCTATTCGTGTCTATTCTTGGTGcccttctatttatttcttttcacctACTGTAGTTTCTCTTGTATGGAGTTACCGTGTTATTCAGTGCGCTGCTATTCAAGACTTGTTTTATAACGCTGGGAACGGCAGCTGGTGGCCTTACAAAGTGTCCTTCTCTGCTACGCGTTGGGATCTGAACCCTGTCTTGTTTGACAGCAGACCTCGGCCAGTCGGTCCCTGCACTGAGGCCGGAACGCAGAGGGGACCGACACTAACCCACCAGGCTTGGTCCGCTCTGCACAGCCGCCTTCTGCTGGAGGCCGGGCCAGTGAACGGGGACCCTCCGCAGAGGATTCTGGGAGATGTAGTTTTCTTCGGGGCCGTTCCTTCAGGTGCATCGACGCATGACGTACTTCCGCTGCGCCGCACCCGCGGCTGTAGTCGGGTACTCTCCTGCAGGGCTGTTTCCGGCTCGGTGTTGGTGGACCGGAGCGGGCCCGGGAGTTGCGAGTTCCCGGGGCCCCGGACCCGCGAAAGCACAGACTTAGCCCTGCCCGGCACGTCCTGTGCAGACCGGGAGCTTGGCCAGCTAAGACCTACGGTCGGTCTGGGGCGTGGTCGGAGCCAGGCCGGCCTCGGGGGTTCCCGTGTCAGGGCCGGGTCACCGTACAAACTCCTCTCCGACTTCTTCTGCCCGGGGCCCGAGGCCTCGGACGG TCTGCACGAAACAGCACGGGATGGCCGCCGGGTTCCGGACAGCTTCGTGTTGG aAGATTGGAAAGAATGGTACCAGAAAAATCCAGATGAGCTTGAAAATGTTGAGAGAACTTATGCTTGTAGTGCATTTGGAAAACTTAATCTGAGCAGGACCCATGTTTCTTCAAGACAGAGAATCCATAAGTATAACACACATGGAAGAAGTTTGACACAAAACTCAGGTTCAACCAGAAACTGTCTGAGAAAAAATCCTGATAAGTTTCATGGATACGAAGAATCATATTTTCTTAAGCATCAAAGAGCTCACGGTATAGAAAAAAACTGTGTGTGTAACGAATGTGGGAAAGCTTTTCGTTGTAAATCACAGCTGATCGTCCATCTGAGAATTCATACGGGAGAGAGGCCTTACGAATGCACGAAATGTGAAAGGGCGTTCAGTGCGAAGTCAAACCTCAATGCTCACCAGAGAGTCCACACGGGAGAGAAGCCCTACTCCTGCAGCGAGTGCGGGAAAGTTTTCTCTTTCAGGTCACAGCTCATCGTCCACCAGGAAATTCACACGGGAGGGAAACCTTACGGCTGCAGTGATTGTGGGAAAGCCTATAGCTGGAAATCACAGCTCATTTTACACCAGAGAAGCCACACAGGAGTGAAACCTTATGAATGTGGCGAGTGCGGGAAAGCCTTTAGTTTGAAGTCCCCGTTCGTTGTACACCAGAGGACTCACACGGGAGTGAAGCCCCATAAGTGCAgcgaatgtgggaaagcctttaggAGCAAGTCCTACCTCCTGGTTCACATCAGGATGCACACAGGCGAGAAACCTTACCAGTGCGGTGATTGTGGGAAAGCCTTCAATATGAAGACACAACTTGTTGTTCACCAGGGAATCCACACAGGAAATAATCCTTATCAGTGCGGTGAATGCGGGAAAGCCTTCGGTAGGAAGGAGCAGCTCACTGCGCATCTGAGAGCGCATGCAGGGGAGAAGCCCTACGGGTGCAGTGAGTGTGGGAAGGCTTTCAGCAGTAAATCCTACCTCGTTATACACAGGagaacacacacaggagagagaCCCTATGAATGTAGTTTCTGTGAGAGAGCCTTTTGTGGGAAATCACAGCTAATTATACACCAGAGGACTCACTCGACAGAGAAGCCCTACGAATGCAGCGAATGTGAGAAAGCCTATCCTAGGAAGGCTTCACTTCAGATACACCAGAAGACTCATTCAGGAGAGAAACCTTTTAAATGTAGTGAATGTGGGAAGGCTTTCACCCAGAAGTCGTCCCTCAGTGAACATCAGAGAgttcatacaggagagaaaccgTGGAAATGCTCCGAATGCGGGAAGTCCTTCTGTTGGAATTCAGGGCTTCGTATACATCGAAAAACTCACAAGTGA